From Punica granatum isolate Tunisia-2019 chromosome 1, ASM765513v2, whole genome shotgun sequence:
CTCGAACTTCTCGATTATTTAATCTATAAGTATCAATTTTATACGAAAAATGGTGAATAACTTCACTAACATGAAATAGAAAGAATGGATACCTCCTTATCTCCTGAATAACTTCATTAACAAGaaataggaaaaagaaataaccTATTgcattaaaatattaaaaataaaatagccAAAGAATCACCGTGGCCTATCTGTTTTCGAGAAAATGGATGCCTCCTCATCTCATTTTTACGTCTCAGCTGATAATAGGCTGACCACTGATGAGTTTAAATACCTATTAATATTATCGATTAAATATAATACCAATTAACATTATCGtgaaattttttaagtaaaatcgAGAAGAgaagatattatatatgaaaatttgtaaatttaatttataaaataaataagcgtaaataattattatataaatacttactggaaaaaaaatattatatagataattCCACAAATTTCTAAaccataaataaacaaacattaaATAAATGTAGTAATTATTTAGAGATGACTCCATGAATTTCGAAGccataaataaattttctgaTCAAATGCCaatcattttaatattttctaagcaaGACCGAAAATTGAGTGGACAaatcaagagaaaaaaaaaatcttatcaATCTAATGCTTAACCAAATTTTCATACGATTTTGTTCTTAGTAATTAAGAATTTAACACGctgagaaaatgaaaatgaagaaatattatatattaagtatctgtaaatttaatttataaaatattaactacaaataataaaagaaatcaacaaGAAAACATTAATGAATGCATGTGTTGACGTGAAATGATTCAACTTAGCGTGCAGTCAACATCCTCTCCTTCAATTCCCCAAAGAAATATTTAGGTTACATACACATGGGGCGGTGGCGGAGGCAAGGTGGAAGAGGCGGTGGGAAAAGCGGCGATAGAGGCGTCCCATCATGGGGCGTCCTTTCTCCTAATCTTGTGGCTTCATAATTCTCTCCATtctatttgatttattttttctcatttagtgttttctttttatgataTCATTTTACTTTTCACGTGTTATAAATGATGATTTATCAATATGCCCAGCGATTTGTATTGTCATATGTTACATTTTCTCTCTGTTTCACTTATACTTTTTACTTGAAAGATTCAAGACTGCAAGAAAAATCAACCATAACTTTAAAAATAGGGCGAAACAGTAGGTTTTCTGCTTAGTCAAATAATAACAAACTTTcttactaaaaaaaagaaaaaagaaggagaactaaaataacataaaacaactatatatatatttatatattatctttcttatttggaatttttatttttataatttcctAGCGCATGAATTTTTATTACACAGCATCGTATGTGAATTGTAATTAATATGACAACACATTCTATTAAAAGAATTTGACATTACACTATAATCATTGTActatatagtgtaattttaaaaggttgtgataaaattaatacaaaaataaaatattatgttatgacatatattttttctagagcatatatatatatatatatatatataaagagtgTAACTGTAAGCCTCTCTTTTTTAGTGAAAGTCATCAGTGTGTTTTATGCTTTATGAAGAGAAAACATATGACATGTCATTCCATTACTTTATTGAAGAATGTTCTCATATAAGTATGGCTTCTTAGTTATTCGGTTGTATCTAAATTGAGAAGTTCTATAAAAGTATTCTAATAAGTTGAGATAGGTCAGCCTCGAAGTCAAAATGACTTTAGACTGAAAATATGGATTATTAATCATTGTTTTAAGTTTcatattcaaaattatttgGACTTGAATTTCTTATTCTATTGATAATGTTAATTTGGTATTTTATGTACATAGCTTACTCAAAAAGAAGAGTGAAAAGTTGCGCGTaaacttaaaaaatgaaatctatTAAGCagtattttgaaataataatttcaactATTACAAGATATTAAAATGAGTAAatctaaatttaatatttacaaaaaaaacaaaggagtatacgttttttttctttgggtaAGGGGAGTATCATTGTTCTATCTCCAGTTCATCAATAGATTAGTCAAACTGAACATCAATATTCCCAAATGATATCTGCAAATTATCTTAGGAAAAATTCCTTTATTAACTGGATTAacacttgattttttttaagtagttgataattttttcagttacaataGGAGGCTCATGACCTAATACaaggaaatggaaatgaaatctaaataaaggggcacgggtagtcccactgatgagaatTGAACCCGAAATCTCTAGATTACCAGGTGAGAGTGTTAGCCACTACACTACACCCCCTTTCTCGTAGTTGATAATTAATATACAATGATTTTCATTGCTCAATAATATTTCCATGTAATAAGCGAGTAAATTAGGGGTGGAAATTCGTGTtgtgtcgtgtttatacgtgtcgtgtctaaacgggttcgtgtcatcaaagtcataacccgtacacgacacgattattaaacgagtcaggttttggaaacccgtacacgacacgtttatatctgtgtcaacccgtttagacacgtttaaacccgtttatcgaaacgtatcataataggtacacgtatacacgacacgattataaccgTTATCCGAACATGTTAACACGACTTGTTTATTCGATCTACCCGGTTACCCGGACACATTAACACGACTTGTTTATTCGATTAACTCGTTTACtcgaacacgttaacacggAGATTGAGAAGGAGGGTAGGGGGAAGAGGCGGGAGCCGCATCCGAGGGAGGCAACGACGGCGAGGATGAGATTGAGTCGTGAGGCGCATTGGCAGGAGCGGGAACCGGCAAACCGGCGGGCTTCGAAGGGGAGATGGTGGGAGTGGAGTCGGTGGCGAGCTTGGGAGCAGGGGAGGGCGAGATCTAAGGCGGATCTGCGGACAATGCGAGGTGCACGAAGATGAGAGCAATGAGAGCGAAGAAGCAGAACTTCGCCATTGATGGATGAGAAGAAGGAAATCAAATCGCAGATGAGATCTGAGGGAGGGTAGTAGAGAAGTAGAAGTAGAAGTGGAAGTGCGGTTGTGCTGTGTTGAATTgggtgaaagaaaggaaaggaaattagGTTAGGGACTTAAGAACTTAGGGTTACATAAgaatattttggtaaattcagATACATAAACGAGTTAACGGGTTACACGATTATAGTAATACGATTAAACATGTCTAActaaacaggtttaatcgtgtataatcgggttacacaGGTTCAACTCGGTAAGACACGTTTATTAACCATGTTTAAATgggttggacccgtttagaccaattataaaaaaacgtccaacccaaacccgtttaactccgtgtcgtaTCCGTGTCATGTGAAATATTGCCAACCCTAGAGTAAGTTAACTAGTTGaataataatatgtaaatTTCCTTTGAGCGTTAGAAATTTAGGAGGGTGTTAGAAATTTAGGAGGGTGATTGCCCCCTCAGTTTCCTTGGTCATCTATTATATCCGGACATTACATCACATTACATTCTATTAGCCCAACTCCATTTCCTTGGAGATTTTCAAAGTCACTCCACATTCAGCCAAATCATACTATTTAAATCAGGAAATAGAAAATCAAACACCATGCAAATCAGATCATCGACTAGCACTGCCAATCGATAGTAAATCTCGAGAACTGGAATTGACAATGAAGTTAGGTGAGAGTCTACCTACGAACTACTGATACTTTCAACAGTGACCGACTCGTCAGcgaagaaaatgaagaagatgTAGTCGATGGATGTTACCATCAAAGTGCGGCTTCTTTAAGCGTTCAGAGCTTTGGATGTGAAAGGGAAATGACTGGGCACAGAACAGAGGAATGTGGATGGAAGTttgcagaagaagaagggacGGATAACAGCACCCGGGGCTCCAATTAAGCATTGGGCCTGGGTCAATATACTTCCGACCATGCCCACATGAAAGCCTGGCCAATTACCAATCAGCCATCATCTTCGTCTCTTTCTGATGTGAAATTTAGGCTCAATCAAGAACATTAAAAAACAGTGTAGCGCAATAGCGCATACTATCGCCTGTTGACCTAAAGATCACGGGTTCGATACTTAATGAGACTACCCGTattcctttattagttatttgtaatttatctGTCATTGTTCTAAATCTTGGACTTCCTTTGTAACTGAGAataaacattaaaataaaaactgtACCGTTACAACGACTATGTTGCAAGGCCAAGCCAAATAAAAACAATGACTGCATTAAAGAATGCACGTACTTGGTCCTTACACTTGGAGACAGATATCGACCCGGGATTTGGACCTTGCCTTTTGGAAGGTGAATACATAGGGCCATGACATAAAATTGAGATCAAACATATCAATAAGCTTGTTAAATGATAAGATAGTGAATTGAATCCAACATTCTATCATTGATGTTCGAAAGATTGCAAGAAATACCGGTCTATTATATTGCTCAATAGGAAACAAAAAACTACCTCTAGGTAAGTATCAAAAGGTACCTAATCTAGGGGATTacaataacaaaatatattacaaGGTATATCCCGAGATATTATCGACTAATCTGGAAGATATAGCATATCTTGAACATATCTCACcatactccccctcaagttggagcatgAGATTGTTGAATGTCCAACTTGTCAAGGAGAAATGTAAAGTGATCTCGGCTCAATGCCTTTGTGAAAATGTCTGCTAGCTGCAGCTTGGTAGAGACATGTGCGGTGGCAATGATTCAAGACTGGATGTGTTCATGAATAAAATGACAATCTATCTCTATATGCTTTGTCCTTTCGTGAAACGTCGGATTAGCTGCAATGTGTAATGCAGCTTGATTATCACAAAATATCCATGTCGAATGATCAATCTTAACTCCAAGATAATAACTAACTCCGTAGCCAAAGTATGTCGCTCACTGTAGCAGTCATAGCTCTATACTCTGCCTCTGCGGACGAACAAGACGTTGAAATTTGTTTCTTGGTCTTCCACGGAATCGGTGACCCTCCAAGAATAATGAAATATCATGTAACCGATCTTCTAGTCATAGGACAGTTAGCCCAATCCGAATCGCAATAAGCTACAAAATCCAAGGAGTCGGGCTGTATAAAAATTCCTCGCCCAAGAGATTGCTTCAGATAGCGAACAACTCTCATGGCCACATCCCAATGAGGTTGATGAGGATCCTGCATGAATTGCGCCGATACGTGAACTGAATAACACAAATTAGGCCTGGTCATAGTCAGATAAATTAAACGACCAATTTGACGTCTGTATCTACTTGCATCCTCAAGACGTGGTCCCAAAGTGGCAGAAAGCCCATGATTCTGCTCCATAAGGGTATAAGAAGGTCGTGATCCCAGCATACCACATTCAGTGAGAATATCAAGTGTATACTTCCTCTAACATAGAAAGAGACCTGAAGTATTATAGGTCACCTCAATTCCCAAAAAATACTTCAATGGACCAAGATCCTTAATCCGAAAGCACTGATGAAGATACTCCTTAAAGTAAGTACAATGCATAGTGCTATTTCCGACCAATATGAGATCATCCACGTAGACTAGAACCCCTAGAAATACGTCTCCTCTTGAATAAACGAATAAAGAATGATAGGCACCTGACTGTAGAAATGCATATCCTCTCAAGGCATCAGCAAACTTAGAGTGCCAGTTGCGAGAAGCTTGTCGAAGACCATAAAGAGACTTCCTGAGCGGCAAACTACCCCTCCTCTACGCAATGAGAAGTTTGGTGGCAGTTCATATGCACTTCCTCATCCAGATTTCCATGTAGGAAAGCATTTTGTACATCCATCTGATGCATTTCTTGTCATGGGAGCAAAAGTCTAGTGAAAATCGACACTTTTAACCTGAGTAAATCCCTTGGCAACCAAACGTGCCTTATAGCACTCGACACTTTCATCTGCTTGTCGCTTCATTTTGAACACCCACTTATAGTCTATGGGCGTTTTCCAGGAGGTAGAGTCTCCAATGTCCAGGTTTGGTTCATCTCCAAGGCTCGTATTTCCTCTGCCATTGCTATTCTCCATCTAGAATCACGAATCGCCTCCTGATATGTCTTAGGCTTGACGTCCGAATCGATAGCAGCCAAATAAGATAAATCAAAATTGCAAGAATCATCATGAGCTAAATACGTTTCAATAGGACACGGCATACCTGATGATTCCGGTGGAATGAGTGAACATGGGGGGCAATGGGTGGCAACATATTTAACTAATTCCTTATTTTTATGATCAACAAAATCCTTGAGATGTCTTGGCGCCGAAATCTCCCTACCTGATCGACGTGTGACCACCATTCCGTCTTCTCTACTAATCAGTTCAGCGTAAGTGTTGTGCTGAACTTCAACCCGTCGAGCTGGGGTAAATGGAGCCGAAGTGCTCTGCTAAATTTCAACCTATTGGGCCGAGCTTAATGGCCTTTCTGATTGATGGGTTCGTGTTCGCCCTGGGCTGGACAAATTCATAATGTCCAGATTTTCTAGAGACCCACCAAATCTCTTTAGCTGTGAACTGGGCTGTGTATCTCGAGCCCTTATTTCCTCTAATCTACTGGGCCCCCTCGCCTGTGGACTGGACAACACATCATGGGCTCTTCTCTCTATTGATTCACCGAGTCCACTAGGCTGTGGGCCATCCTCCACCTGCCCCTCCGATCTACCTGAATTACCTCTTTATGGGTTGGCTGTTATGACACGGACCCTCCTTTGCTCCTCCGATGATAGCCCAATTGGATTTTGTTGAATTCCATCATCTTGATTCCCATCTAGCTCCCCCTCTGCCTCAACACTCTCCTCGTCCTAGATTTGATTAAGGAATAAAGGATTTCCCGCAGTTATCATAGGATGACCAATTTTCTAGAATGAGAATTCATTCTCATAAAACCAAACATCCCTCGAAACAAAGAAATCTTCTTTCTCCAAGTCGAACATCCGTCACCCTTTCTTTCCATGGGGGTAACTTACGAATATACACCTCCGAGATCTCTCCGCAAATATATCCTCGTCACGCGATCGATGATGAGCATAACATAAAGATTCAAATACCCGTAAATTTGATAATTTGGCTTTCTCTGGAAAAGAACCTCATATGGACTTTTACCCCCTAGTATTTGTGTTGGCATTATATTAATCAGATAAACCGCCGTCGCATTACTCTCTCCCCAGAAATGTGTTGGAAGAGACGCCTGACAACAATGCACGAGCAATGTTAAGAATATGTCTATGTTTTCTTTCTACCATTTCATTTTGCTACAGAATATCTGTGCAAGACGTCTGATGTATAATCCCattccgaaaaaaaaaagaaatgctaCAATTCTCGAGATAGAAACTCCAACCCGTTGTCACTTCGAACAACCTTAACCATTGTTCCAAACTGATTTTTAATTAGATTACaaaaacccatcaaactttCTTTTGCTTTCGACTTGTCTCTCAACAAGTATAACCATAATGTCCGGCTATGGTCATCTACAATAGTCAGAAAGTAGTTTGCTCTAGAAATAGTTTTCTCCCTATAGGGACTCCATAAATCGCAATGCACAAGATGAAACGGAGACTAAGCTTTATCCAAACTCAAATTAAACTGTGAGCGAGCCTGTTTGGCCCAAAGACATACATCACAATTCTTATTCTCCATGCAACtagaatcaaaattaatttcttttattctaAATGCCCAAGGCGTTTGTGCCATATATCTCCCGAGCTTATTCCCAGTTCCTGACATGCCAAAGCCGAAGATGCCTCCCATCGCAAGTAGTATACCCCCCTTCGAAGCTCACCTAGTCCAACCGTCCTCTTTGATACGCGGACCTGTATAAAACATAGCTCAGATAAGAAAGTCATAACATGTTCTTGCTCAGTTGACCAACCGAGATTAAATTGTAGTTAAATGTTGGCACAAATAAGACATCCTGCAAAACAAATGAATCTCCAAGTCGAACGGTCCCTATACTCGTTGCTCGAGTTGAATTCCCATTAGGAATATAAATGGGAATTTTATCATTAATCGATCTCAAATTATCCAAACATTCTACACATCCTGTCATGTGTCTTGAGGTACCAGTGtcaattattcattcatttctcTTAACAGAAACGAAATTATTATTACCAATAAGTGGTTCATTCCTTCCTTCGTGAGCTGCGATAATGTTCAACAAGGTCTCGAACTGGGTGCTGGATAGACCCATAAGCGAAGTCCTTGCATGCTTCTTCCCTCATGAATAACGTTGGACATACCTGTGAGATGATTCCCTCCATTCCACTGTTTGGGTTGCCCCGCGAACTGACTTCTTGCACCGTTAGAGGACGTGAACTCCTGTGCAGCATTAGCTACTGCCTGTCGTGCTCCATTCCACTGCCATGGGTTCTGCTGTCCTTTCCACTATCCTCCTTCCGTTTGCATTCCCTGGCTTCCCGACCTCTTCCCTTTGCCATTGTTGCTTCCTTCTGCAGGTGAACCATGGAGGGACCAGCAAGAGCTTTTCACATGCTCCGGTCGACCACAGTGGTCGCATATTGGCTTCCCTTCTGCGGTCCATCTTTGTCCTTGTGGGTTCTTACTTTTACTCCTGGCCACGAAAGCTCTCATTTCTGCTCCTCCTTTTGGTGTCCGTGCAGCCTCTCTGGAACGAGTTACGGCATGTTGGTTTTCCTCCTCCGAAACCATCTGATAAACCCTGCTCATCGTTGGCAAGGGTTTGATCTTGAGTATATCAGACCGTACGCCCCGAAACCGCACGTCCAAGCCCATTAAAAACTGGTAtatcttgttcttctccctcTGGGCTACATATCGATTTGCTGCATCACACGAGCATCCGAGTGACTCGAGGTAGTTTTCGAGCTCATTCCACAACGTTTTGATGCCCGAGTAATATCTCTGAACGGTCTTACCTTCTTGCCTGTACAAATTGATATCTGACTTCAACTGGTATATCCTCATCTCATTTCCCTGTGAATATCTTTCTTTTAGATCATCCCAAAGTGCCTTCGCTTCAGTTGCATAAGCAGCACTCGGCTGAAGCTCTTTCTCCATCCCATTGAATACCCATGCCAGTACAAGGGAGTTGCACATCTCCAATCTTTTCAGGTTCGGGTCTCCTGCAGGTGGTTTTGGTACCTTGCCCTCCACGAATCCCAATTTTCCTCTCGCTGTAAGAGTAATTATCATAGCTCTCGACCATGTCAAATAGTTCTCTCCATTAAGAAGACATGAGGTAACATGCAGCCTTGTCAAATCTAAAGTTCCAATCTTGAAAATTGCTGAAGTCTACATCCCTTTACCAGAATCTTTAGCTTTGTCTTCCTTTCTCATCATCCTGCTTCAAACAAAATCCCACTCTTAGAGGTTTTCAAGAAAACCTTACTTTGATACCATGATAAGATAGTGAATTGAATCCAACATTCTATCATTGATGTTCGAAAGATTACAAGAAATACCGGTCTGCTCTATTGCTCaataagaaacaaaaatcTAACTCTAGGTAAGTAGCAAAAGGTACCTAATCTAGGGGAttataataacaaaatatattacaaGGTATATCTCGAGATATTATCGACTAATCTAGAAGATATAGCAAATCTTGAACATAACTCACAATATTTAATTCAAAgagttataatatatatatatatatatatagtattgaACTTTCAAAATGTAACTGCATGTACCAGCATCTTCTCCACAGGGTCCCTACATGCACACCGAAAATTTGTCcaacaaattataaatatattgagaCGATTCATTAGACAAGAAACTAGCCATATCCCATATCTGTCTTCCAAGAACAATAAGTTAAAAATCCACATGAAACGCCTCTatagaggaggaggagaagtagaaagagaagaagacgAGGAGGACGACTCATACGACTTCTTCAGCTCTGAAAATCCTTGCCCTAGTTTTGCTACTCTGTTTTCGAGCTCATCGAGGCATCGCTGGTTGTGAAAGGAGCCATCGCAGTCCTTGTGGTTCTTGAAATACGATCTGAGCACAGGTTCAAATGCCGCGTAACCTGCGAGCCCACCAATtcaaaaacatgcatgcaagtCAATCAAACTTTGGAATTATAGAATAGATTGAGATAAcgtttcataaataaaattctgGAGAATGCATCCGATCACCAGACTTGGAACGGAACTCAGGCACCGGCGTAGCAGACCTAGAGCAACCTCCGCCGCGATCGGGTCCTGGTACTCCGTCACCTTGCATACAATGGATTTGATCGAGCCCCAAACATCATCCATGTCTGATCAAGTCACCTCAGACCAATGGCTTCAATGATCTTCCGAGAATGATTACTATTTACTTTGGTTGCTTTCCTCCCTGACAGAGAGACGTTCAagtgcaaatatatataggaagaaGTGGTTACCTAACTAAGACTCTGCTTTCAAAAAAGTTTACCCGACTCGAACTGGGATAGTCAATCGAGAGTTCATTGGGTTTTTGGATATCATGCTGTACacggagggaaaaaaataaaaaataaaagaagctATGCATCGATTGACCAACCCGCCCTCCTGGCCTCTCTTCACTTTCTGTCTTAGAAGTAGGAAAACACAACAGAATTAGATCAATTTTCCCCATCCTTTTTATTCTTCCCTGATTTGATCATCTTtgtaatattcaaataaattaattttgttgtcctctcatcttcttttttcgGCTGAGTTACTCAACTTACCTCTTCATTTGCTTTCTCTaactttcaattattattatcaagGTGGATTAGTTAAAGCGATTTGGCGTTTGTTTCCATTAAGCAAGGTCCCagattcgagtcttgtgaatggaaaaaattcacgctggaAGAATTTTACCCCTAAGTGGAGCGATTtggctcgactggattaattGGAGCATATTGGGCTTTCGAATACCCGAGTTCACGCTGAAAAaactttcaattattattcttttggtTAATGCATGcaacaaagaaaaaacagCATTTTAAGTTAGTTTGCACGGAAGAAAGTGCCTTGGTGCACTTGGAAGAGCTTTGGGATGCTGGACGCACGGCAAGGGACGTGCTGGAGGCGTCGGACGTGCGGCAGGGCGTGCAGGAGGACGTTAGGCACGTGGCAACGGGCGCGCGGAGCAGCGTGGCGGGCGGAACAGCGGGACGCGCACGTAGGCGGGCGTCTGTGCGCAGCAGCGAGCGCGCGGAGCAGCGTGCGGACGCGTGGCTGGCTCGACTgccactgttcacccgagagtacgGGATGAACTTCAAAGCCTAAAATACACCTGAAACCATAacttaaagacttcaaataaaaaaaaaactaagttCAAAACTGAACTCCAAAGGTCCAAAATAggtgggatatggagtttgaaAAATTtcgaacttaagtcgggatgatgaacatcggttTCCGACTTAAGGATTTCGGGTTTTGTTTAGTActttcttttcggtttttgGGTGCTaaagcttgctggttcttggctgctgttggctatggagtttgagaggatttctagagggagaaagcttagagagagtgtgcaagagaagaAGTCATTAGCTTAATAAGAAATGTGCAATATATAGGTGAAGCgaatgacacaattagtgaaAGCAAGTGCCCTTAACctccatgcttagcaaatttcggccaactaatgaagatgaagatgaataTGAATATGAGCCAAGtattcttgatgaagaagagccaaatgcattgatgaagcttgagtgttgtcttcaaactcttcttgatattttgggctaagaGTGAGCAAGTGGGCAAGAGGATGAGGCCGAAAATATTGGGGCAAGGGGCGGCTCATCTTGGGTAGctcgtgggtcccacgacatTGAGAGGAAGTTCGGGACGAAGTTCGGGTCTcaattggtcgcgcattcgaaacTCGTAGTTCAAATTGAATGTTGAATTGGCGATATGCGCACTAAAACGGTTccaatgagcccaagattgtcaATTTTCATGGAAGAATGCCTCGGTTGCATACGAGGCTCTGAAGCCGGTTTTGCCCGTtccaggtgaccagagcgcaGTTAACCGCTTCTGACAGTATATTTTGTATCTGTATCCCACGttgatcattttgacatgaattgtcagacaacgtgaacaactgacccttaagccggtaatgcaaatgtgaagccggagacgtcctaggagtccgaagctggatttctcagattgctttctgagttgcttgggcgctttggagatcactgtgatctccgtttgtcgagACTGGACCTCTAAGGCTTTGAAAAGTAtatctgagacctttaaagcaatGCTCAAGAGGCCTAGACGCATTGTGCAGTTTAAGCCTTGGAGTGTGTACCACTGTGTAACGCAGGCATccgacgtcaagtttccgtaaaaaggacctccggatatggatttccgtTGAAAACAGCGTTTTCtactcctcggaggttactcgggaaactgaaaaggattttgctgtctgttttgcccaattgcgtctgtccgctggagtttttggggcaatacAGTGTCAACTTTGTTTGTCGTAATTatgtcagaccagtctccggttatgctttttcgaagaagggtatgcccgttttgtcattcgaaagtcatttgaagtgtttgtgtggcttccaagagacaatctgaagcaatgctcatgctctgtatgcttgtggggcatggccgaatctaacatttggaattaacttttctctgagaaaccggcatttttggacttccactgaaaagttgtctatatacagaaagttgttttgtatagagcagatgatttgggACTTGCGCTTatagacacttttcatctgtttggcaatgatgtggatttttggag
This genomic window contains:
- the LOC116206262 gene encoding uncharacterized protein LOC116206262, giving the protein MIITLTARGKLGFVEGKVPKPPAGDPNLKRLEMCNSLVLAWVFNGMEKELQPSAAYATEAKALWDDLKERYSQGNEMRIYQLKSDINLYRQEGKTVQRYYSGIKTLWNELENYLESLGCSCDAANRYVAQREKNKIYQFLMGLDVRFRGVRSDILKIKPLPTMSRVYQMVSEEENQHAVTRSREAARTPKGGAEMRAFVARSKSKNPQGQRWTAEGKPICDHCGRPEHVKSSCWSLHGSPAEGSNNGKGKRSGSQGMQTEGG